In Pieris rapae chromosome 6, ilPieRapa1.1, whole genome shotgun sequence, the sequence atacaacatttattaatttatgaatagttAGTTGcttaaaaattgaacataattaagtGAAAATAGTGGATCAAGATTGGTGGTGCGCTCCCCATATGTTGCCAGGCTTATGTCAAACTGGCTTTATGAGAAAAAATCTTCAAATCCAAttatcagtatttttataaaaaaaattcaatatttatttattcacttgtTCTCTATACggtaacttaataataatactataaaaaaacctaaaccTTTTtctaactaattttaaatattctgacATACCTCTAGTATATACGTGAAGTCTGTATTCCTATTTGGAACTGCATACCCGAGTCTATTGTCACATATTGGGGTGAAGTCACAGTATTGGGCAAAATCTGTTTGATTTCTGAGGTGAGGTAGTGATATTACACATTAGTTTAATATCAGATACATAAAATTCACTTTGTTCATTCCAGGGTTGTGGCTTCGGATGCCAGCTTCATCACATAGTGTACTGCCTGATTTTTGCGTACGCCACTGAGAGGACCTTGATCCTCAACTCCAAGGGATGGAGATACAACACAAAGGGCTGGGAGTATGTCTTCTATCCTATTTCGGAAAGCTGTCTCACCGCGTACGATGATAAAGTCATTCAATGGCcaggtattttaattatatttttaaacaaacgttTCTTCATTCAAAACTATATCTCACTATCTAACAGTACGATAGTTGGCAAATTTATACACATCACATCACACATCATCACACACATATTTTGAAGGCTAGgttatcatattaatttaatactgtaCGCGCTATATGTGTCAGCCTACGAACTTTTCAGgcctaatatataataatgttacttAAGTAATTCGACTACGGCGGCTGGTGTCTATTGAGTTgctaaagaaatttaaaagctattatgtttttgaaaataatcttGATCGCATGTATCATATGAAATGTGTATATGTTGTAACGTGCGAATACGTTCCTATACGTATTCACGAACGcgcacatatattttttcatcagTCTTGTGAATTTAggagttaatattaaatgcttttgtTGGGCAAAGGGGATTAAGTGTTTTTTCAGTCCATTTTCTGAAATCTGTAATTGaaagtgtaatattttcatttcttaaatttttttgtaacatcaCTGATAAAATTCGAAACTCTCGTTAAACGTTAATTAATCagtaaagctttttataaatttaactcaaaataacttttatttacaaaaaaaattattacaataattatgaattaacaTTTTCAGCCAACTACGATCCAAAAGTGGTGTCTCTGCCGTTCATAGACTCGATCTCACAGAAGCCAAAATTTCTGCCGCTTGCGATACCCACAGATCTTGCACACCGGtatgctattttaaaatttttataaaaaaaaaatgtgccgcctttaaacattattattatttattaaattatgacgCCTAATTCCAAAGCAGTGCGGTTTAAAGACACTCTCTTCTGttctttgtggaaccagctgccagtAGAGATATTTCCGAATTAATTCGACTAGTTGTCTTCAAGACTAGTATCTTTCCCCCATAAGTCAGCAACACCTGGAGCTTACAGGGAACCCAGTCGAAGAAGATATTTGTGGATCGTTAGCAGCAGCAGatcgaaataatttaattgacaatCTAAacctgtatattatgtattcagcTTCCAAAGGCTATTCttacttttttgtatgtaattttgatataggtcttttaatatatattgctgAGTACTGGCACTGAagacatattaatataaactttgaCGTAAGAAATTTAGCTGAAAAATATCTTTGAACTTTATCtccaaattatttagttatttagtaaaatggtgcaatattataaatagttttgttatattttcagtATAGTCCGCTTCAACGGTGACCCATCTTCGTGGTGGATCGGTCAAATGCTCAAATTTATTCTCAAGCCGAAGCCCGCGATGCAAAAGGCGATCAACGAGACGATCTCTAAGATGCACTTCATGCGGCCTATTGTTGGGTGAGATTATTAcagtaaactaaataaaaattataaattatcacaTTTGACAGCTGACAGTTGACAGTTCATTCAACTTTTGACAGATAATCATTATGAGCATATGATCATCATCAGAttacatcaaaaataaaaagattttatatattaattcgaattataataattatgagcATGTGGGTTAAAAAAGAAAggttttgatttgatttgttcGTATTGGTAAGTAAGGATAGTGAACGtatcatttgttaatttatgaataatgtcTATTTCCAGCGTACACATACGTCGTACGGACAAAGTCGGTACGGAGGCTGCCTTCCACAGTATAGACGAATACATGGTTCACGTTAAGCAATATTATGATCAGCTGGAGTTAACTCAACACGTTGACGTCAGAAGAGTGTATTTGGCCAGTGATGATGCTAATGTGAGTTAATACTTAGGAGAATTAAGAGTTAAACTTAATTGTCACTATGAgagtattttattgtgttgttttgtgtattttatttaaaaatctgcatttactgcacaagacaaAATTGCCATCTCAAGTTCAGGCACTAAACGAATTCATCAACCAATGTCGTGTATTTTTCTCAACGCTCTTTCCCCTTTTCTTCGACCAAAACGCAATACAATTTTtagcgcctaaagaagttgtaTAATTTCAGGTATTAGGTGACGCTCGCTCAAAGTACCCGGACTACGAATTCTTGGGTGACCCGTCTATAGCCAAAACGGCCGCTACACATCGTAGATACACGCCGGTATCACTCACCGGACTATTGGTAGATTTGCATATGCTGGCTATGAGTGATTATATTGTTTGCACTTTTAGTAGTCaggtaagtaattttttactataaaagtCATACCCTGCAAATTCAATACGTTTTGTTAGTGTCTGTCAGTCGCTCTACAACGTACAAAACTATGTAGAATCTGTTAATTATGAGAAATACAATAAACTATAGACTATAGAATGTAAGCTTATATTTTCTCTGAGAGTAATAAGCCCTCTTTCCCCTAATTatgatactttttaatttatatttatcaataattatctaaagtattttatgtatgcatttgtgtaattaaaaaataataattaacacttAAAAATGTTGACGTTTATGTGTTTTCAAGCATGTGACGTCATAGGGAGTGGTGCGACGCTATCTTATGTAGGGAAGCGTTTtggcggttttttttaatatttaaagttttatgaatttaaaatgaaatagcgTTCATTAATGTCTGACTATACGTTGAACCTGACCTTATAAGACATACACGCCTAACCCCTAACTTAAATAATTCGCAGGTCGGTCGTGTAGCGTATGAAATGATGCAAACGAACAGAGTGGACGCATCTGATAGTTTTTACTCTTTGGacgatatttattactttgggGGTCAAAACGCTCACAATCGCCGGGCTATTATGAACCATAGCCCGCGGTCCAATCAGGAGATTGCATTCCAGGTATGTTATGTCAAAAGAGATTGATTATTCGtctttataaagaataattaattggtTGCCTAAATTTCCACGAGAaatcgtaataaaatataccaattttttgggtttttttttaaaatgaaaatgaataatttcaggttaatactgtattaaaaaaaaaacaagtagaTAGTAGGAGCAAacagtaatttgtttaaaaaatattatacatgatTTTggttaaacattatttttaataaatgttaataatttaaatagtaataacaattattcagtaatttatcagggccggcaacgcacccactacaATGGACGTCCATGGACTGCAATGGCTGCGCTTTCTGGGGGTCCCGTAGACCATCTGAAAACTGACCAAAATTTCTTGATCCCTAATCTGGTGTGTTTAATTCCAGGCGGGAGATCTGATAGGAGTGGCTGGGAACCATTGGAACGGTTTCGGTCGAGGGACCAATAAAAGAACTAATATGGTGAGTATTCGTGAGGTTTTgagaaaactaaaaaaaaatatagtacaaaAGCTACATGTTCAGTTCCACCGCTCATCGACACTCAATGCTaggactcgcgagtgccttgccggccttttaataattgttcatTTGTCATAGTTCAGTAAGCAGCTCCTCCACATGGTGGTGGCAAAACTGCTATTCTGAGAAAGTATAAAAGTTCCTTGACTATACGCAATATAGAcataggccggcaacacatCAGTTTAGGTCATATACAGAATAAAtccttataatatttgttattactgACGCCaccaacataaaaaaactactaccctcattattgcaattttttttcagaatggCCTTATCCCGTGGTACAAAACGGCTGATCATTTAGTGCTTTATCCTTTCCCCGAGTACAAACACGCAAACGAACGTCAGAATGAGTTATAGGTGTTTTATAAGTACAGTCAGCAagtaaaatgattaatttattaaattatttacataaatcaatGCTTTAAGTGgtatgaaaagaaaaagataattttaatatgattaagTTGAAATAACTCCAAACTTGCGGCGTTTGAAtgagttttatgaaatatggcctagttttctatttaattattaactaatggcatgtttttgtgattttataattttcgttGCTGACTGTACGTAGACGATTTAACCCatgttgttaatattattaatgaatttattcgaataagtcaaataatttgtaaaagcatttaatactGTGTTATCGGGGTTCCTATATCTAAACTACGGATGTCGATGAATGGTTTTTGTAACGAGCTTATTTGCTGACTCTATTTGGGACATTTGAGTTGTGTTCGTgcgttttattttcttcataaCTTACTGACTAAAACTACAGATAGTTTTGACGAGAACTACGAGTTCGGTATGTCAAAATACGGTTTTGACATACCGGAGTCGGTTCTAAGTCTGGACTTAGTAAAATTTTGGAAAAATGGAATCAGGGTTAGAGGACCTGCCTTCCTTCAAAGATTAATGAACAGATCTAGAAAACTTACTATAAGTTGTAAGGTGATCTGATGTCTCTTTCTATAGCATAGCAACAGACAGAGATAGCGATATGATAAAGGACAGTGTATCGGCTGTTACGGTTGTAAGGCGATCTGTTGTCTCTATCCATAACATACCAACAGACAGAGATAGCTATATGTTAAGGGCCAGTCTATGACTTGTTATGGTTGTATGGAGATCTGATATCTCTATTTAAAGCTTACTAACAGAAAGAGGTAGCTATATTTTAAGGAACTGTATGGGCTACTATAAaccaatgtttaaataaatacctattgattagtaaaaaataacaacgcATATCCGTAGTTTAAATGTAGGAAGCCGTGTTACGTCACAAGGTGATAGTATTAACATTCTCCATTTTTTGATTCAATAAATTTCGAATCTCAAACTAAACTCAACATTCCGTAaataggccggcaacacaaCACCTGGCTTTATACAGACATCTTTGTTGTATTTGACTGTCgacacaaaacaaacaatcgtaattaaaattacagatattaatgaataaatatttataaataaataatgtaatttttatgtttaaaaatataaaaattacactatttttattgttcaaaACATTTATAGACTTCCGAATTCGGAAAAAGTACTGTAATCACCAAAAACAATACAAGTCTTTCCTCTTCTCTTACTTCTGTCAAGAACGATGTTTCtgatttttttggaaatttgactttgactgtCTCCGAATCTCAGTGTAAGACTTACCCAAAAATATTGTTCCATAGTGTCGCTAGCTTTCAAATGCTGTCAAAATGTCACATGTCaactttaaaactttaagtTTCGTCTCCTTCCAATTGTCAACGCTGTTGTGAAAACAGACGCAAGTGTTACATGGCATGCCTATGGATGATAGCCTATCACTGATAGGGTCTGATAATCGAAGGATTAAATTCCAATGTATTGAAAATCAGTTAAATGTGTTGTCTGTGCCTGTGTGTACCTGTTATACAAACGTCTAAACTATTTAACAATCATCATACCCGATCCTCATTATCATTCCATCTTCCGTCATTAGTCACTCATACTTTAAAGTACTATAACAAGTACTACTGCTCAAAGATCTGCATTTTGTGATGTATTTTACGtgtattgtatacataatggAGTGCACTGCTTGTAatgtgataatatttttacgtccTCTTTTCAATTATACGTTGTATCAGTATTTTACGTGACTAATTAACAACTAAACACGAGCTAAGTACAAACTTAGTTTGCAGCAGTGCTAGAATATGTGGGAATTATTCAAATCTTTATACATACACTGATTATCTCATTACATCACAATAAATCAAACTGAAAATAACTTTATCAtccaaatttacatttacatttcgCAAGTCGTAGAGCgagtaagaagaactggcaactGGAACTGGAACTCCGCCTCTTGtatcgccaagttttgagtcctgtgagaataaaaacattgacgtaaatatcttatttggtatttattttaaaaacgtacACTAATGCAGAAAATATCGCGATGctttcaaatgttatatttctataGTGTGAAATATATGATTTGTCAAGTCCATAATTGGTTTTCCGTATCTTTGCTCCTGTAGTAGTTTATAAATCTGGGTTCCTAGTTTTAGCAATTTTCAAAACAGTTTTACGATGTATAACGCGATTTCTTATAACGTGGTCGTGTTATAGGGAATTACTGTACATGCACGTGTATCAATAACAAGTGTGTGCGTCAATTTAAGAcgaatacaatataaataaatgacaatcataaaacaaatttatgtatcacatacacaaatatttcGGATATTATGGCAGTGGATTGACCACGATATCCGGAGGTTATTGGTAAACgttataggtaacataaagATACAGACACATAATATTAGTTGCTACTTAAAATATCAGTTTGAAACTGAGCCAAATTTTACTCAACACCTAACCTATAGCTAATATCTAAAACAAAACTTCACCCGAAGAAAGCTCTTTGAGATTGTACTTTgttataaatgattaattaataacagtcgcaaaatacattacatacaaagtcggtatattttactttatgaaaattaaaaaaaagtacctGCGTACTTAGCAGACATGTccgaagtgaaacttctttgtaaattaattattaccaaaGTAAAcaccccaatagatgatcgtGTTCCAGTATAttatcactccatgtatttgtatatctatattcacactgtttacactgtatacgtgctaataatcatataaattaaaaacctgcgtttactgcacaatacgttatgcgacagatttccatctaaagttttatatgtcactactaaacgaatacatctcCCGTTGTCACTCTTTTTCAATCAGTCTATCGGTCTTTCcgttttcttcgacaaaaacgctgcacatcttcgtgacatTCCGTGAGagttttaccctcatgcgcctaaagaagtttcacttcaaaaagtaTATACATGTGGGAAATTGACGTGAGAAGTTAAGAAGGCCTAGGTCCTCACTATTGTGATTGTGAGTAGCCTGGAATACACAACTCTAGGATTTGTATTAAGAAGTCGCATAGGTAAGCCAAGCATTCGCGAATGTACAAAGTAAATAACATAAGCAATTTTGTAGGTATATAACACGGCAAAAGAAAAAGTACCATATTATTAAGCACTGGATGCTAAAACGACTCGGCGAAAGATTTCTCAAAATGTCCACCGAGTCTTTTTTATGACAGTTTTACTGTAAATCTGAGACAATCTGTTAACTTCTAagggaataaatgaaattctctgtatttttttttaaaacattgtgCCAaagtttgacaattgacagccACTGTAATCAACCCAATTATGCCAATTTATTGTACTATTACTATGATTATGATTATCCATTACAAACAGTGTATTTCGATATTTagccaataaataaacaaacatataaattgtgtAACCACAGCCTTATAGTGTTAAAGGAAATTTCCTtaaagcaatattattttaatat encodes:
- the LOC110991721 gene encoding alpha-(1,6)-fucosyltransferase, yielding MMKPFGSGPTINGYVMMYMSRWKRFAVVLLLIWIAVTYLVISPLRCEGGTEDVSEFQNRLRTVSMQLESLKIQHNKLISQVKKSVGLNPNLKDIDMGSLFDSVGGPSEEYENLRRRIFSNTKEIWYFINHELTKLKKGDIKLDKLPDILEQIEHRKSFILSDQQKLPELDGYQDWRQQEAANVSDLVQKRLKYLQNPSNCRDARKVICNLNKGCGFGCQLHHIVYCLIFAYATERTLILNSKGWRYNTKGWEYVFYPISESCLTAYDDKVIQWPANYDPKVVSLPFIDSISQKPKFLPLAIPTDLAHRIVRFNGDPSSWWIGQMLKFILKPKPAMQKAINETISKMHFMRPIVGVHIRRTDKVGTEAAFHSIDEYMVHVKQYYDQLELTQHVDVRRVYLASDDANVLGDARSKYPDYEFLGDPSIAKTAATHRRYTPVSLTGLLVDLHMLAMSDYIVCTFSSQVGRVAYEMMQTNRVDASDSFYSLDDIYYFGGQNAHNRRAIMNHSPRSNQEIAFQAGDLIGVAGNHWNGFGRGTNKRTNMNGLIPWYKTADHLVLYPFPEYKHANERQNEL